The DNA window GGTTTCCGGATGGCTTCGCGGCCGATCGGCACAACCTCTCGGTGGTGACGGGGATCGGGGCCCTCGCGCACCTCTTCATGCGGGTCCACGACCCGAAGTGCGGGCGTTCCCTTCGCCTGCTGGAGTGAGCCATGAACGTCCTCGTCGACATCGGTAAGCAGCGGTATGGGCTGACGCGAGACCCTTGCTGGGCGAAGTACCACCAGTGGACGTGGGATCGGTTTCCACTGCGGTTGCCCGCGTGCGAGATCCACTGCACCCAGCGGGACATCGAGACTCCGGACTGGGGGGTCATCACCTGGGACATGGAGGATGGCATCCCGATGGTGTGCCGGCTGGACGGGCCGGAAGGGGACGTCCTGGTGGAGCTGCTTCCTCGCCGGAACATCGGGACGGAGGAGGCTCGGTCTCGGTCGATCCGGAGCGAGCGGTTGCCGCGCGCCCGGCTCGCGTCTGCCGCCGGGTTCGGGTTCGAGTGGGTCTTCGAGATCCCTGTGAAGCCGGTGGGGGACTATCAGCCAGCCAAGGCGCTCGGGATCATCCGGGTGGACGGGGAGCGGTTGCTCGGCAAGGAGACGACGCTCACCATCATCGCGCGCCTCAAGCTGGCGTGAGCTGGGGCGATGGCGCGTCTGATCGTCGTGCCTGATCGGGCGTGGCTGGAGGCGGGAGCCGAGCGCGCGGGGGTCGGTCGTGCAGGCCACGGCGTGCGGAGGGCGCGGCTGTACGCGCTGGCGGCGAGCGCCTTGCCGCCGGGTGAGGCGCGGCGTCGGGCCGAGCGGCGCGCGGGGGGCATCGACGTGGGCGAGGGCGAGGGGTACGCGGTGCTCGAAGGGCTCGGTGTGCTGCTCGTCGACGAGGCGGTCCTCGATCGGGAGACGCTGCGGCGTCGCACGGGGGCGCTCGTGGTGCCGAATGTGACGATCGCTCGCGTGGCGTCGGTGGAAGTGGGGAGGGAGGCCTCGGGGCAGGGGCAGGCGCATCCCTTCTGGCACCTGGAGACGATCGGTGTGGCCTCGCTGTGGGATCAGGGGATGAAGGGCGCCGGGGTCACGGTCGGCGTGCTCGACAGCGGGATCCAGGCTTCTCACCCCGAGTTCGAGGGCAAGACGGTGCACTTCGGCGCGTTCGACGAGGAGGGGAACCTGACGAGCGTGGTGCCGAAGGACTTCGGTCAGCACGGGACGCACGTCGCCGGGGTCATCGGAGGCCGGCGAGCCGGGGTCGCCCCCGAGGCCACGCTCGCGGTGGCCGCGGTGCTCACGGCGCGGGGCAAGGGACACCTCGCGCAGGTGCTCGGTGGCCTGAACTGGCTCCTGACCACGGCGTTTGGCGGGGAGGAGGACGAGGTGGGCTGCGATGTCCTCAACGCCGCCCTGGAGATTCCAGGGTATGCGGCCGTCTTCTATGCGCCGCTCGCGGCCGCCGTGCGCTGCCCGGGCATGCTGACCGTGGCGGCGGTCGGGAACTTCGGCACGCGCAGCGCTGGGCGCCTGGCGAGCCCGGGCAACTACGACGTGGTGGTGGGCGTGGGCGCGACCGATCGAGCGGATCGGGTCGCCGCGTTCAGCCAGCACGGGACGGTCGAACAGCACGGCGGCAGGGCCAAGCCGGACCTGTGCGCGCCCGGGGTCGAGATCTGGTCGAGCGTGCCATACGGGCAGTACACGCCGCAAAGTGGGACGTCGATGGCGAGTCCGCTGGTGGCGGGGACCGCGGCGTTGCTGGTGCAGCAGGAGCCGGCGCTGAGGAGGAACGTGCCCGCCTTGACGGAGGCGCTGCTCGCGAACGTCGTGCCGCTCCCCGAGCAAGGGCCCAGGGCGGGGTACGGGAGGCTCTGTCTGCGTGAGGGCGCGAGGCGGGTGAGGTCGCGCGAGGCGGGTGAGGCCGAGCGAGGTCGGTGAGGCCGAGCTGCGTTTCTGGACCGAGCGGGATCAGGCCTGCGCCAGGGTGTCCAGATAGGTGGCCATCTGCTTCAGAAGCTCGACGGCGTCTTCGCGCTTGGCGTCGGGCTGCGCGGACTGGAGGAAGCCGAGGAGTGCGGTGCGCTCGGTGTCAGGGATCTCGGAGGCGAGCATGCCGAGCACGCGCTTGTAGGACCGATCCGGGTAGTACAGCTTCTTGGCCTGATCGATGATGCGACGCCCGAGCGGCTCGGAGATGACGCCGGCGTCGACGGCCGACGCGATGGCCAGGCGGATGTTGACCATCGGATCGGACAGAGGCCGCTGCGTGGCGCTGTCGTAGACCATGGCGACCTCGTCGTCGGCGTCGATCGCGCCGGAAGCGAAGAGGTCGTAGATGCGGCCGACGCCGATCATGCCGTAAGGGGAAAGCTCGGTGGCGCGGAGGGCGCCCATGCTCGACGCTCCGTAGACGCGGACGCCAGCGTCGATGGCCCTCAGCACCTCCTTGGGGGAGATGGAGAAGCTCTGGAAGAACTGGCCGTCGACGATGCCGATGGCGTCCGGACGGCCTTCCTTGAGGAGCGCGTGGATGTCCCCTCGGCGGATCGGGGGGAGGAAGCGCGTGTCGAGGATGCGGCGGGCTTCTTCGACGTCGAGGCTAGGACCGAGGTAGACGACCGAACAAGGCATCGAGGACCCTCTGGCTGTTGATCTTGGCGGCGGCTTCCACGCGTTTGGCTTCGACGCGCTGGCGCATCTGCTTGTCGGCGCGCGGGCCGATCCTGCCCTTCAGGGCCGCCCACGTCTCCATGCCGGGCACGAGGACGCGGGCCACGCTCGCGGCGAGGTCCGGAGACGAGAAGTCGACGACGATGGCCTTGGTCATGCCGCAGGCCTTCAGGCGGTCGAGCATGAGGTCGATGTCTGCGACCACCTCGTCGGTGGGGTGGCTGGGGACGTCCGTGAAGCGGATGGGGTGCTTCGAGTCCGAGTGGTAGAAGTTGGGCCCCTCGAACTTGCCGACGCG is part of the Chondromyces crocatus genome and encodes:
- a CDS encoding S8 family peptidase, whose translation is MARLIVVPDRAWLEAGAERAGVGRAGHGVRRARLYALAASALPPGEARRRAERRAGGIDVGEGEGYAVLEGLGVLLVDEAVLDRETLRRRTGALVVPNVTIARVASVEVGREASGQGQAHPFWHLETIGVASLWDQGMKGAGVTVGVLDSGIQASHPEFEGKTVHFGAFDEEGNLTSVVPKDFGQHGTHVAGVIGGRRAGVAPEATLAVAAVLTARGKGHLAQVLGGLNWLLTTAFGGEEDEVGCDVLNAALEIPGYAAVFYAPLAAAVRCPGMLTVAAVGNFGTRSAGRLASPGNYDVVVGVGATDRADRVAAFSQHGTVEQHGGRAKPDLCAPGVEIWSSVPYGQYTPQSGTSMASPLVAGTAALLVQQEPALRRNVPALTEALLANVVPLPEQGPRAGYGRLCLREGARRVRSREAGEAERGR
- a CDS encoding TfuA-related McrA-glycine thioamidation protein, with the protein product MPCSVVYLGPSLDVEEARRILDTRFLPPIRRGDIHALLKEGRPDAIGIVDGQFFQSFSISPKEVLRAIDAGVRVYGASSMGALRATELSPYGMIGVGRIYDLFASGAIDADDEVAMVYDSATQRPLSDPMVNIRLAIASAVDAGVISEPLGRRIIDQAKKLYYPDRSYKRVLGMLASEIPDTERTALLGFLQSAQPDAKREDAVELLKQMATYLDTLAQA